One genomic segment of bacterium includes these proteins:
- a CDS encoding T9SS type A sorting domain-containing protein, with protein sequence MTLDEFGNIYVTGSAGTSSSNIAYLTIKYDNDGNEKWNVKYDGPGYNGYDATSSICIDNSGFVYITGSSAGVSSNSDVATIKYIQAPNDVYENKPDLPTTFELDQNYPNPFNPSTVISYQLPVSGSVTLKVFDVLGNEIATLVDEYKPAGRYEVEFQSTVGSRQLASGIYFYQLRVGSFVVTRKMILLR encoded by the coding sequence ATTACATTGGATGAATTCGGAAATATTTATGTAACAGGATCTGCCGGTACCTCCAGCTCGAACATAGCTTACCTTACTATTAAATATGATAATGATGGCAATGAAAAGTGGAATGTTAAATATGATGGACCCGGTTACAATGGGTATGATGCTACGAGTTCTATTTGCATAGACAATTCAGGTTTTGTATACATCACTGGTTCAAGTGCAGGAGTCAGTTCCAACAGTGATGTTGCAACGATAAAATATATACAAGCTCCAAATGATGTTTATGAAAATAAACCCGATCTTCCAACAACATTTGAACTTGATCAGAACTATCCCAATCCATTCAATCCAAGCACAGTAATCAGTTATCAGTTACCTGTAAGTGGTAGTGTAACATTAAAAGTGTTTGATGTATTGGGAAATGAAATTGCAACTCTTGTTGATGAATACAAGCCAGCAGGAAGATATGAGGTTGAGTTCCAGTCCACAGTCGGCAGTCGGCAATTGGCATCCGGAATTTATTTCTATCAGTTGAGAGTGGGTTCATTTGTTGTGACGCGAAAAATGATATTACTGCGTTAA
- a CDS encoding T9SS type A sorting domain-containing protein, whose translation MLEHNLTNEILTGVLFTSPNNGYIIGGEKTILKYTLLSDVEVQSNIPAEFKLEQNYPNPFNPSTVISYQLPVSSNVTLKVYDVLGDEIATLVDEYKTAGKYEIEFNSRSGNVRNLPSSVYFYQLKAGDFVETKKMILLK comes from the coding sequence ATGCTTGAGCACAACCTTACCAATGAGATATTGACAGGAGTTCTTTTTACTTCTCCAAACAATGGTTACATCATTGGGGGAGAGAAAACTATCCTGAAATACACTTTACTTTCAGATGTTGAAGTACAATCAAATATACCAGCAGAGTTTAAGTTAGAGCAGAATTATCCTAATCCATTCAATCCAAGTACAGTAATCAGTTATCAGTTGCCGGTAAGCAGTAATGTAACATTAAAAGTTTATGATGTTTTGGGAGATGAGATAGCAACACTCGTTGACGAATACAAAACAGCAGGGAAGTATGAAATAGAGTTCAACAGTCGTTCCGGCAACGTCCGGAATCTACCAAGCAGTGTTTATTTCTATCAGTTGAAGGCAGGAGATTTTGTAGAGACTAAAAAGATGATTTTGTTGAAATGA
- a CDS encoding T9SS type A sorting domain-containing protein, giving the protein MRRPTILFAFISNLLICSVSYSQYNLWEYKTAMPTARTWLGSTVLDNKLFVVGGCPTNSATNKVEAYDPIMDTWLSINNLPSARCYEMTCSFNNKIYVFGGSMAQFGTSSSTVYEFDLQTGNWTQKADMPDNIGGAGIAVVGELIYIIGGTHKASSSGDPTAKPVSTIWAYDPVAETWTQKADLPTARLLLSACVIDGKIYAIGGTTENWENVFYKVVEVYDPAANIWTQKADMPTGRWGSVACVLDGQIYVIGGRAGANSSTKNEVYDPVADSWVTKAPMQQDRVGLAGGTIDNKIYVAGGHHYPPQSFLSSCEEYTPELSNFESDSVLLPEKIELFQNYPNPFNPSTVISYQLPVSSDLVLKVFDVLGNGIETLVDEEKPAGTYEVTWYPNNLPSGVYFYQLLVSALQSKDGKAGSFVETKKMILLK; this is encoded by the coding sequence ATGAGAAGACCTACTATTCTTTTTGCATTTATATCCAACTTGTTAATCTGCTCTGTTTCTTATTCTCAGTATAATTTATGGGAATACAAAACAGCGATGCCAACAGCAAGAACGTGGCTTGGTTCTACTGTTCTTGATAATAAATTATTTGTCGTAGGAGGTTGCCCGACAAACAGTGCAACCAATAAAGTCGAAGCCTATGATCCCATAATGGATACCTGGCTGAGTATAAACAATCTACCTTCAGCAAGATGTTATGAGATGACTTGTTCTTTTAATAACAAGATTTATGTATTCGGCGGGAGTATGGCACAGTTTGGTACTTCTTCATCAACTGTTTATGAGTTTGATCTTCAGACCGGCAACTGGACTCAAAAAGCTGATATGCCTGACAATATTGGTGGAGCTGGGATAGCTGTTGTTGGTGAATTGATTTATATTATCGGAGGAACACATAAGGCTTCAAGTTCAGGGGATCCTACAGCTAAACCAGTTTCAACAATTTGGGCTTATGACCCCGTAGCGGAAACTTGGACTCAAAAGGCTGATCTACCAACTGCAAGACTTTTACTGTCGGCTTGTGTTATTGACGGAAAAATATATGCAATCGGTGGAACAACGGAAAATTGGGAAAATGTATTTTATAAAGTTGTTGAGGTGTATGACCCAGCTGCAAATATTTGGACACAAAAAGCAGATATGCCAACAGGTCGCTGGGGTTCCGTTGCCTGTGTTTTGGACGGGCAAATTTATGTAATTGGGGGGCGTGCAGGAGCTAACAGCTCTACGAAGAATGAGGTTTATGATCCAGTTGCAGATTCTTGGGTTACTAAAGCTCCAATGCAGCAAGACAGGGTAGGATTAGCCGGGGGGACTATTGATAATAAAATTTATGTTGCAGGAGGTCATCATTATCCACCTCAATCATTCCTTTCTTCTTGCGAAGAGTATACGCCTGAATTATCAAATTTCGAATCAGACTCTGTTCTGTTGCCGGAGAAAATTGAATTATTTCAGAATTATCCTAATCCATTCAACCCAAGTACAGTGATCAGTTATCAGTTACCGGTGAGCAGTGATCTAGTGCTAAAAGTCTTCGATGTATTGGGCAATGGAATAGAAACACTCGTCGACGAAGAAAAACCAGCAGGCACTTATGAAGTGACTTGGTATCCGAATAATCTGCCAAGCGGAGTTTATTTCTATCAATTGCTTGTCTCGGCTTTGCAAAGCAAAGACGGAAAGGCAGGTTCGTTTGTTGAAACTAAAAAAATGATTTTACTTAAATAA
- a CDS encoding T9SS type A sorting domain-containing protein → MKTFFTCTILYLLSLSSFAQTHIPAGNVNGTWTTAGSPYFIEGEISILSGQHLTIEPGVLVEFQDHYKFNVQGQLLAVGTENDSIIFTIDDTTGFQNLSIPDGGWHGIRFGYSTSGDDTSRISFCRLEWGKAVGSSPDNNGGAIAVESYDNLVISNSLIIHCIASFTGGGIAISNSDIMVEENNFYQNGAGFAGGGIAISSCDPQIKHNKIYNNVSLSSGGGLGLNIGANPKIINNIIVDNSAKYGGGIQMKTNCNPSMINNLVYDNVAELEGGGIDLEDNCNPLLINNTIVYNAAPMGGGIDCEVNSNPVFRNTIIWWNVGYVDGSQVHLFSEDSDPDFYYCDIEGGSEAFGLWYGGGTYFTYSGIYENNIDEDPDSTSQGEFVFLLSDSSPCIDAGDPEAIYNDKENPINPGYAKWPSKGLLRNDIGVYGGPNCLYFEPITGIENNFNFDFTNRQYQLLQNYPNPFNPSTKISWQSPVGSWQTLKVFDVLGNEIATLVDEYKPAGVYEVEFQSTVGSHQLASGIYYYQLKAANYVETKKMILLR, encoded by the coding sequence ATGAAAACATTTTTTACATGCACTATTCTCTATTTGTTAAGTCTTTCATCCTTTGCACAAACGCATATACCGGCTGGCAATGTAAACGGGACCTGGACAACCGCAGGTTCACCGTACTTTATCGAAGGCGAAATCTCGATTCTATCAGGGCAACATTTAACTATTGAACCAGGTGTTTTGGTTGAGTTCCAGGATCATTACAAATTTAATGTTCAAGGACAGTTACTGGCAGTTGGGACGGAGAATGATTCTATCATTTTTACGATTGATGATACAACCGGTTTTCAAAATTTATCGATACCTGATGGAGGCTGGCATGGTATAAGATTTGGCTATTCCACCTCTGGTGATGATACTTCCAGAATTAGTTTCTGCAGATTAGAATGGGGAAAAGCAGTGGGAAGTTCGCCTGATAATAATGGTGGAGCTATTGCAGTAGAAAGTTATGATAATTTGGTTATCTCAAATTCATTGATCATTCATTGTATCGCATCTTTTACCGGTGGTGGTATTGCAATTTCAAACTCTGATATAATGGTTGAGGAAAATAACTTTTATCAAAATGGTGCCGGTTTTGCTGGCGGTGGAATTGCTATTTCTTCTTGTGACCCGCAAATAAAACATAACAAAATTTATAATAATGTATCGCTCAGTTCAGGCGGGGGTTTAGGTTTGAACATTGGCGCTAATCCCAAAATAATTAATAATATCATTGTAGATAACTCAGCAAAATACGGCGGCGGGATTCAAATGAAAACAAATTGTAATCCATCGATGATAAATAATTTAGTATATGATAATGTAGCCGAGTTGGAGGGCGGAGGTATTGATCTGGAAGATAATTGTAATCCGCTGTTGATTAATAATACTATTGTTTATAATGCAGCCCCGATGGGAGGCGGTATTGACTGCGAAGTTAATTCAAATCCTGTTTTCAGAAATACAATTATTTGGTGGAACGTTGGATATGTTGATGGGTCACAGGTTCATCTTTTCTCTGAAGATTCAGATCCGGATTTTTACTATTGTGATATTGAAGGAGGTTCCGAAGCATTTGGTCTGTGGTATGGTGGTGGAACTTATTTTACATATAGTGGTATCTATGAAAATAATATTGATGAAGATCCTGATTCCACTTCTCAGGGTGAATTTGTGTTTTTATTATCTGATAGTTCTCCTTGCATTGATGCAGGTGATCCAGAGGCAATATATAATGATAAAGAAAATCCTATCAATCCTGGATATGCGAAATGGCCATCAAAAGGACTACTCAGAAATGATATTGGAGTTTATGGCGGACCAAATTGTTTGTACTTTGAACCCATAACTGGAATTGAAAATAACTTTAATTTCGATTTTACAAATCGACAATATCAACTACTCCAAAACTATCCAAACCCGTTTAATCCAAGCACAAAAATAAGTTGGCAGTCGCCAGTGGGCAGTTGGCAAACTTTAAAGGTGTTTGACGTATTAGGAAATGAGATTGCAACACTCGTTGATGAATACAAACCAGCAGGAGTTTATGAAGTTGAATTTCAGTCCACAGTCGGCAGCCATCAATTGGCAAGTGGGATTTATTATTATCAGTTAAAAGCCGCTAATTATGTTGAAACAAAAAAAATGATTTTACTAAGATGA
- a CDS encoding T9SS type A sorting domain-containing protein, which translates to MINSNKISLIIFVLCFYSSSFSQYTFEKFYGGNNYEEANAAVQTDDSGFIAVGYTESFGAGNRDFYVIRTNSYGDTIWTKTFGGPAYDVACEIIKVDNSHYLIGGCVHSFGAGEGDFYLIKINDDGNELWAKTIGTEDNEYLYKVRMTSDGGFIMCGYTEDFFEYKYYIVKTDGQGDTLWTKAYDYGRAHWIEQTNDGGYILMVYQDAIPIIQYGFYLVKLDENGNIMWTKSYASELTWVIGYAVQQTTDGGYIMAGRVDDYGAGGSDFFIIKTNSDGDSLWSRTYGGTSDERAFTLIKTSDGGYLVGGYTATFGAGFFDVYLVKIDPNGDSLWTRTYGTDWQEMAYDIKETSDGGYIVAGYTQHGLFDAYLLKTNQYGLITGLNDSESPVVEDFELLQNYPNPFNPNTVISYQLPVSSSVTLKVYDVLGDEIATLVDEYKTAGSFEVEFNPAAGNRNLASGIYFYQLRAGNFIKTKKMLLLK; encoded by the coding sequence ATGATAAACTCAAATAAAATTTCGCTAATAATCTTCGTACTATGTTTTTACAGCAGCAGCTTTTCACAATATACTTTCGAAAAATTTTATGGCGGAAATAATTATGAAGAAGCTAACGCAGCGGTACAGACAGACGACAGCGGATTTATTGCAGTTGGTTATACTGAATCTTTCGGTGCCGGGAACCGTGATTTTTATGTAATAAGAACTAATTCGTACGGTGATACAATCTGGACGAAAACTTTCGGCGGTCCAGCTTACGATGTAGCTTGCGAAATTATAAAAGTAGACAACAGCCATTATCTCATCGGTGGTTGTGTACATAGTTTCGGGGCAGGAGAAGGTGATTTCTATTTGATAAAAATTAATGACGACGGTAATGAACTTTGGGCAAAGACAATTGGCACGGAAGATAACGAATATCTTTACAAAGTAAGAATGACATCAGATGGCGGTTTTATAATGTGCGGATATACTGAGGATTTCTTTGAGTATAAATACTACATCGTAAAAACTGATGGACAGGGTGATACGCTATGGACAAAAGCTTACGATTATGGACGTGCTCATTGGATCGAGCAGACAAATGACGGTGGCTATATATTAATGGTTTATCAAGATGCTATTCCTATCATTCAATATGGGTTTTATCTTGTTAAGCTTGATGAAAATGGTAATATAATGTGGACGAAAAGTTATGCATCTGAACTTACGTGGGTAATTGGTTATGCAGTTCAGCAAACAACGGATGGCGGATATATTATGGCTGGTCGTGTTGACGACTACGGTGCCGGCGGTTCGGACTTCTTTATTATTAAAACTAATTCTGATGGAGATTCGCTCTGGTCAAGAACCTACGGAGGAACTTCAGACGAAAGAGCGTTCACATTAATTAAAACTTCTGACGGCGGATATTTGGTCGGTGGCTACACAGCAACTTTCGGGGCCGGCTTTTTTGATGTCTATCTTGTCAAAATTGATCCGAATGGAGATTCGCTGTGGACAAGAACTTACGGAACCGACTGGCAGGAAATGGCTTATGATATTAAAGAGACTTCGGATGGCGGATATATTGTAGCTGGCTATACACAGCATGGCCTTTTTGATGCTTATTTGTTGAAGACAAATCAATATGGTTTAATAACCGGACTAAATGATTCTGAATCTCCTGTTGTCGAAGATTTTGAATTACTTCAAAATTATCCCAATCCATTCAATCCAAACACAGTAATCAGTTATCAGTTACCTGTAAGCAGTAGTGTAACATTAAAAGTTTATGATGTTCTGGGAGATGAGATAGCAACACTCGTTGACGAATACAAAACAGCAGGAAGTTTTGAAGTTGAATTTAATCCGGCAGCCGGAAACCGAAATCTGGCATCCGGAATTTATTTCTATCAATTAAGAGCAGGCAACTTTATTAAAACGAAAAAGATGTTGTTATTAAAATAA
- a CDS encoding T9SS type A sorting domain-containing protein, with protein MKIFTHTLFFFLLSTQICFAQWYQQNSGTTNWLYDVFFIDANIGTSVGDGGTILRTTNGGTTWTSLTSGTTNNLYGACFTDTNTGTVVGGNWTVGESVILRTTDGGINWVSQTSGTTAELRGVTFTDANTGTAVGGWGTILRTTDGGANWTSQISGTIYTLYDVSFTDENKGTVVGEGGTMLKTINGGTTWTSQASGTTFNLYDVSFTDENIGTAVGDGGTILRTTNGGTIWTSQTSGINDYLWCASFTDANTGTAVGQVGTILRTINGGTTWTSQSSGTTNDLHGVSFTDANMGTVVGYSGTILHTTNGGVSFVDDEKTQPTEFILEQNYPNPFNPNTVISYQLPVSSDVTLKVFDVLGNEIATLVDEFKTAGKYEVEFNASTLPSGVYFYQLKANNYIETKKMLLLK; from the coding sequence ATGAAAATCTTTACACACACCTTGTTTTTCTTTTTGCTTTCAACACAAATTTGTTTTGCACAGTGGTATCAGCAGAATAGTGGAACAACAAATTGGTTATATGATGTTTTTTTCATAGATGCAAATATCGGAACTTCCGTTGGTGATGGTGGAACAATTCTTAGAACCACGAATGGAGGCACTACCTGGACATCACTAACAAGCGGAACAACAAATAATTTATATGGTGCTTGCTTCACAGATACAAATACCGGAACTGTCGTTGGAGGCAATTGGACTGTAGGTGAAAGTGTTATTCTCAGAACCACAGATGGAGGCATTAATTGGGTATCACAAACAAGCGGAACGACTGCCGAATTAAGGGGTGTAACATTTACAGATGCAAATACTGGAACTGCTGTTGGAGGTTGGGGAACAATACTCAGAACCACAGACGGAGGTGCTAACTGGACTTCACAAATAAGTGGAACAATATATACTTTATATGATGTATCCTTTACTGATGAAAATAAGGGAACTGTTGTTGGTGAGGGTGGGACAATGCTTAAAACCATCAATGGAGGTACTACATGGACATCACAAGCCAGCGGAACAACATTTAATTTATATGATGTTTCCTTCACAGATGAAAATATCGGAACTGCTGTTGGTGATGGTGGAACAATACTTAGAACCACAAATGGAGGCACTATCTGGACATCACAAACAAGTGGAATAAATGATTATTTATGGTGTGCTTCCTTCACAGATGCAAATACCGGAACTGCTGTTGGTCAAGTCGGAACAATTCTAAGGACCATAAATGGAGGCACTACCTGGACATCACAATCAAGCGGAACAACAAATGATTTACATGGTGTTTCCTTCACAGATGCAAATATGGGAACTGTTGTTGGTTATTCGGGAACAATTCTTCACACTACAAACGGCGGTGTATCTTTTGTTGATGATGAGAAAACTCAACCAACAGAATTTATTCTTGAACAAAATTATCCCAATCCCTTCAATCCAAATACAGTAATCAGTTATCAGTTACCAGTAAGCAGTGATGTAACATTAAAAGTATTCGATGTTTTGGGAAATGAGATTGCAACGCTTGTTGATGAATTCAAGACAGCAGGGAAGTACGAAGTTGAATTTAATGCATCAACACTGCCAAGCGGAGTTTATTTCTATCAATTAAAAGCAAACAATTATATCGAAACAAAAAAAATGTTGTTATTGAAATAA
- a CDS encoding T9SS type A sorting domain-containing protein has translation MLSLMKYRFTGKILKHTLFFFLLLTQICFGQWFQQYPMVGEIQDIEFVNANTGWAIASPGVGGGVNARILKTTDGGCSWKIQSINSDYNLSDVTFLDLNNGWAVGEYWSDVAIILRTSDGGEEWFEQYSTIGFNLRSVFFTNIYEGYAVGSNGTILKTTNGGKNWIVQNSGTTKKLNSAFFIDDNNGWIVGGDYYTYLNSIILKTTNGGKDWIAQLIDSTFGLYSVHFVDVNTGWAVGGYWWTGAGFIYHTSNGGKDWYEQNSSYGPLFSVFFQDNNLGWAVGEGQLLKTTNGGIYWTNQAFPNDIYSTLNTVHFENNYIGWAAGYYGRILITTDGGLNWIYQMDNVGQLNSVYFADNDIGWSAGGGKILKTTNGGLNWNIAAQGIPELYSIIFNDSNNGWVVGKQTILKTTNGGTDWIEQYSDSLCSFYSIKMLDNNVGWVVGIDSENKGRILKSTNGGNEWVIQLEHYSVGFNSVDFINQNIGWVVGSEGKILKTTNGGLNWNEQNSNTDIGLNSVFFINDFMGWIAGGDRWDYDNYEGIILNTTDAGENWITQISDTIESMSCVYFTDSNNGWATNGEYGQIKILNTANGGVTWTVQNDSYYYFNDLHFIDTHNGWVVGGVWDFEGFYHGCIMKTTNGGVSFAEEKQIDEIPTEFLLSQNYPNPFNPSTKIKYSIPQTSNVTLTVFDILGNEIETLVNEEKPAGTYEIEFNAASLSGPVSTKGGYTSGVYFYQLKAGSFIETKKMLLLK, from the coding sequence ATGTTGAGTCTTATGAAATACCGCTTTACCGGGAAAATTTTAAAACACACCTTGTTTTTCTTTTTACTGCTTACGCAAATTTGTTTTGGACAGTGGTTTCAACAATACCCCATGGTTGGAGAGATTCAAGATATAGAATTTGTGAATGCAAACACTGGTTGGGCTATTGCGTCTCCTGGAGTTGGTGGAGGTGTAAATGCCCGTATCCTCAAAACAACTGACGGAGGATGTAGTTGGAAAATTCAATCCATAAACTCAGATTACAACTTAAGCGACGTGACATTTCTCGATTTAAATAATGGTTGGGCTGTTGGTGAATACTGGTCTGATGTTGCAATTATTTTGAGAACATCAGACGGAGGAGAAGAGTGGTTTGAACAATATTCCACTATTGGCTTTAATCTGCGATCCGTTTTTTTTACAAATATTTATGAAGGTTATGCAGTAGGTTCTAACGGAACAATACTTAAAACAACTAATGGAGGTAAAAATTGGATTGTACAAAACAGCGGAACAACTAAAAAATTAAATTCTGCTTTTTTTATAGATGATAATAATGGGTGGATAGTGGGAGGTGACTATTATACATATCTTAACAGTATAATACTGAAAACTACAAATGGTGGTAAGGACTGGATTGCACAGTTGATAGATTCTACTTTTGGATTATATTCCGTACATTTTGTTGATGTTAATACCGGTTGGGCTGTTGGCGGTTATTGGTGGACTGGTGCAGGTTTTATTTATCATACATCTAATGGAGGAAAGGATTGGTATGAACAAAATTCATCTTATGGTCCATTGTTCTCAGTTTTCTTTCAAGATAATAATCTCGGTTGGGCGGTAGGAGAAGGTCAGTTGTTAAAAACGACAAATGGAGGAATATACTGGACAAACCAAGCTTTCCCGAATGATATTTATTCTACTCTCAATACCGTTCATTTTGAGAATAATTATATTGGGTGGGCAGCTGGATACTACGGTCGTATATTAATAACAACGGATGGAGGATTAAATTGGATTTATCAAATGGACAACGTCGGTCAACTAAATTCCGTATACTTTGCGGATAACGATATTGGCTGGTCAGCCGGTGGTGGAAAAATATTAAAAACCACGAATGGGGGCTTAAATTGGAATATTGCAGCCCAAGGTATCCCAGAATTATATTCAATCATCTTTAATGATTCGAATAATGGTTGGGTTGTAGGTAAACAAACTATATTAAAAACAACTAATGGTGGAACAGATTGGATAGAACAATATTCGGATAGTTTGTGCAGTTTCTATTCAATTAAAATGTTGGATAATAATGTTGGGTGGGTTGTTGGAATCGATAGTGAAAATAAGGGAAGAATACTTAAGTCGACAAATGGGGGTAATGAATGGGTTATTCAGTTAGAGCATTACTCGGTTGGTTTTAATTCAGTAGATTTTATTAATCAAAATATTGGCTGGGTAGTAGGAAGCGAAGGAAAAATTCTGAAGACAACAAATGGAGGTTTAAACTGGAACGAACAAAACAGTAATACAGATATTGGACTTAATTCGGTTTTTTTCATAAATGATTTTATGGGATGGATTGCGGGTGGTGATCGTTGGGATTATGACAATTATGAAGGGATAATATTAAATACTACTGATGCAGGAGAAAACTGGATTACGCAGATTTCTGATACAATAGAGAGTATGTCTTGTGTATACTTCACTGACAGTAATAATGGATGGGCTACCAATGGCGAATATGGTCAAATAAAAATTTTAAACACTGCAAATGGTGGAGTAACTTGGACTGTTCAAAATGATTCATATTATTATTTTAATGATTTGCATTTTATAGACACACATAACGGTTGGGTTGTTGGTGGTGTTTGGGATTTTGAAGGATTTTACCATGGTTGCATTATGAAAACGACCAACGGCGGTGTATCTTTTGCTGAAGAAAAACAAATTGATGAAATTCCAACAGAGTTTTTGCTTTCACAGAACTATCCTAATCCATTTAATCCGAGCACCAAAATAAAATACTCAATTCCCCAGACCTCAAATGTTACGTTAACAGTATTTGATATTCTTGGCAACGAAATAGAAACACTCGTGAATGAAGAAAAACCAGCGGGTACTTATGAAATTGAATTTAACGCTGCGTCACTATCGGGCCCCGTTTCCACCAAAGGCGGATACACCTCTGGTGTATATTTCTACCAATTAAAAGCCGGTTCATTTATCGAGACAAAGAAAATGTTATTGTTGAAGTAG
- a CDS encoding T9SS type A sorting domain-containing protein — translation MNKIFILIVFTILSTNFLFSQTDKQQNGNPPDPRLHNEFVDDEYIPDLRESQERSPSYNYSRNSIVTTQVNVDANGQNIVGDAANEPSIAVDRNNPNRIAIGWRQFNTISNNFRQAGFGYTSNGGQTWTFPGVIEPGVFRSDPVLESDAEGNFYYNSLAVDPDYFCDVFKSTTGGSAWGDKAYAQGGDKQWMEIDKSNSSGNGHFYAYWNSSYSVCPPGSFTRSIDGIFFEDCVTIPSDPYWGTLAVASNGDLIVGGSIGWDFLVAKSSNAKNPAQVVSWDMSTVVSLDGSINFGTGPNPGGLLGQTIIAIDTSGGPYHNNIYLLCSVERNSNPDPLDIMFVRSTDGGLTWSSPIKINDDPGTSAWQWFGTMSVAPNGRIDVIWLDTRDNPGTYLSSLYYSNSFDGGVTWSPNERLSDDFDPHVGWPNQNKMGDYFDMVSEVNGAHLAWAATFTGGQDVYYSFITDTTYVPVELISFNAVSNGNEVILTWSTASELNNQLFEVQRSFEGSDFATIGFVNGKGTTSEKQNYLYKDKILADGKYYYRLKQIDYLGQSDYSEIIEMDIRLFSSYLLEQNFPNPFNPTTTIGYGLKEKSNVKIIVINSIGEEVASLVNEEKESGYHTIEFNAEKLPSGVYFYQLQAGAYVEAKKMILLR, via the coding sequence ATGAATAAAATATTTATTCTAATTGTATTTACTATCCTTTCAACAAATTTTCTTTTTTCTCAAACAGACAAGCAGCAAAACGGAAATCCACCTGACCCACGATTACATAATGAATTTGTGGATGATGAATATATTCCTGATTTAAGAGAAAGCCAGGAAAGATCGCCGTCATATAATTATTCCCGGAATAGTATTGTAACAACCCAGGTAAATGTTGATGCGAACGGACAAAACATAGTTGGTGATGCTGCGAATGAGCCTTCAATTGCAGTTGATCGTAATAATCCAAACAGAATTGCAATCGGCTGGAGACAATTCAACACAATAAGCAACAACTTTCGTCAGGCAGGTTTTGGATATACCTCAAATGGTGGACAAACCTGGACTTTCCCTGGTGTTATTGAACCCGGTGTTTTTCGTTCAGATCCGGTACTTGAAAGTGATGCTGAAGGAAATTTTTATTATAACAGTCTGGCTGTAGACCCTGACTATTTTTGTGACGTTTTCAAATCAACTACCGGAGGATCTGCGTGGGGTGATAAAGCTTATGCACAAGGAGGAGATAAACAATGGATGGAAATTGATAAATCAAACAGTTCGGGAAACGGACATTTTTATGCTTATTGGAATAGCTCTTATAGTGTTTGTCCTCCCGGTTCATTTACAAGGTCAATTGACGGAATCTTTTTTGAAGATTGTGTTACAATCCCAAGCGATCCTTACTGGGGAACACTTGCAGTAGCTTCCAATGGAGATCTTATTGTTGGTGGATCAATCGGCTGGGATTTTCTGGTTGCAAAATCTTCAAATGCAAAAAATCCTGCGCAAGTTGTAAGCTGGGATATGTCAACAGTTGTCAGTCTTGATGGCAGTATCAACTTTGGCACCGGTCCGAATCCGGGTGGTTTGCTTGGTCAGACAATAATTGCAATTGATACTTCCGGAGGTCCTTATCATAACAACATTTACCTCCTTTGCTCAGTTGAAAGAAATTCTAATCCTGATCCTCTTGACATTATGTTTGTCCGAAGCACAGATGGAGGTCTAACATGGAGTTCACCAATAAAAATTAATGATGACCCGGGAACATCAGCATGGCAATGGTTTGGCACAATGTCAGTAGCTCCAAACGGAAGAATTGATGTTATTTGGCTTGATACACGTGACAATCCCGGAACTTACCTTTCATCATTATATTATTCGAACTCTTTTGACGGTGGTGTAACCTGGTCACCGAACGAAAGACTTTCAGATGATTTCGATCCTCATGTCGGCTGGCCAAACCAAAATAAAATGGGTGATTACTTCGATATGGTTTCTGAGGTTAACGGAGCGCATTTAGCGTGGGCAGCAACCTTTACAGGTGGGCAGGATGTTTACTATAGTTTCATCACCGACACCACTTATGTCCCTGTGGAATTGATTTCATTTAACGCAGTATCAAATGGTAATGAAGTAATTCTCACGTGGTCAACTGCAAGCGAATTAAATAATCAGTTGTTTGAAGTCCAGAGAAGTTTTGAAGGAAGTGATTTTGCTACGATTGGTTTTGTTAATGGTAAAGGTACGACATCTGAGAAACAGAATTACCTATATAAAGATAAAATTCTCGCTGATGGAAAGTATTACTACAGGCTTAAACAGATTGATTATTTAGGACAAAGTGATTATTCAGAAATTATCGAAATGGATATAAGATTATTCAGTTCTTACCTTCTCGAGCAGAATTTTCCGAATCCATTCAATCCAACAACGACAATTGGTTATGGATTAAAAGAAAAAAGTAATGTTAAGATTATTGTAATCAATTCAATCGGTGAAGAAGTCGCATCGTTGGTCAATGAAGAAAAAGAATCCGGCTATCATACAATAGAATTCAACGCTGAAAAGCTGCCGAGCGGAGTTTATTTTTATCAGCTGCAAGCAGGTGCGTATGTTGAAGCGAAGAAGATGATCCTCCTTCGTTAA